In Physeter macrocephalus isolate SW-GA chromosome 2, ASM283717v5, whole genome shotgun sequence, a single window of DNA contains:
- the LOC112062113 gene encoding ran-specific GTPase-activating protein-like: MAAAKDTHEGHDTSTENADESSHDPQFEPIVSLPEQEIKTLGEDEEELFKMRAKLFRFASENDLPEWKVRGTGDVKLLKHKEKGTIRLLMRRDKTLEICANHYITPMMELKPNVGSDRAWVWNTHADFADECPKQELLAIRFLNAENAQKFKTKFEECRKEIEEREKKRSGKNDSAEKLEALSVKEGKEPENETKEVAEEEQ, translated from the coding sequence ATGGCGGCCGCCAAGGACACTCACGAGGGCCACGACACCTCCACCGAGAATGCCGACGAGTCCAGCCATGACCCCCAGTTTGAACCAATAGTTTCTCTTCCTGAACAAGAAATTAAAACGCTGGGAGAAGATGAagaggagctttttaaaatgcGGGCCAAGCTGTTCCGGTTCGCTTCAGAGAACGACCTCCCGGAGTGGAAGGTGCGGGGCACCGGGGACGTCAAGCTGCTGAAGCACAAGGAGAAGGGGACCATCCGCCTCCTCATGCGCAGGGACAAGACCCTCGAGATCTGCGCCAACCACTACATCACGCCAATGATGGAGCTGAAGCCGAACGTAGGCAGTGACCGTGCCTGGGTCTGGAATACCCACGCAGACTTCGCCGACGAGTGCCCCAAGCAGGAGCTGCTGGCCATCCGCTTCCTTAACGCCGAGAATGCACAGAAATTCAAAACGAAGTTTGAAGAATGCAGGAAAGAgattgaagagagagaaaagaaaagatctgGCAAAAATGATAGTGCCGAGAAGCTAGAAGCTCTTTCGGTGAAGGAGGGCAAGGAGCCCGAGAACGAGACCAAGGAGGTGGCTGAGGAGGAGCAGTGA